The region GTCGGTGCCGGTCTCCATGCGGCCGGCAAAGCGGCGGCCGAAGCCGATGCCGTCGTGCGCGGCGACGGTGTAATCGTACCAGTTGTTGCCGTTCTCCAGCGACCGGCGCAGCGCCACCCGCTGGCCGGGGTCCACCCGCTGCAGCACGGCAAAGCTTTCGTAGGCGTTGGCCTTGACCCGCAGGATGCTGCTGCGCACGCCGGTGTTCGTCAGCACGATGTTCAGGCGCTGATCGGGCGCATCATAGGTCACGGCGACCTCGGGGATCGCCCGGCCGGGGGCACCGGCGACATTCACGTCGCCCGTGAAGTGGCGATGGAAGCCGTTGGGGCCGAGCACCCACAGGTCATACTTGCCGAGATCAGGTGTGATCGACCAGTCGCCGGCGATCTGCTTGCCCGCTTCCACCGAATATCGGCGCGGCACCCGGTCCAGGTGCAGCCGGTCATAGACATGGAAGACGGCGCCGGCGGCACCCGTGTTGCGGAAGCGCAGGCGGACCTTGGCCGCGTCGAGCGTCGCATCGACAAAGAGTTCGTAGGGCAGTGCGCGCGACAGGCGCAGCCCGGCCGCCTGCTGCGGCACGGATTGTTCGGCCTCCGAGGGCACTGGCACCTGCGGCCGCAGTTCCTGCGACACGCGAATCGCGTCGGCCGAAATCTTGGTCCGGGTCGGCAAGGCCGGGACGGCGGCGTTGGGGTCGACGAAGTTGAAGGCCGAGGTCAGGTCGCCGCAGAAGGCGCGGCGATAGGCGCTGATGTTGGGCTCCTGCACGCCAAAGCGCTGCTCCAGGAAGCGCAGCACCGAGGTATGGTCGAACACCTGGGAATTGACCCAGCCGCCCCGGCTCCAGGGCGAGACGATATAGCAGGGCACGCGCGGGCCGGGGCCATAGACCCGGCCGTCGGGCTGCGGCTGGCCCGCGGTGCCGGGCGGGTTGGGATGGGTGAAGCGTTCCGCCGCCAGGTCCTTCACGGTCGAGGCGCCGGCCGGGGTGCCGTCGGCGTTCAGCGAGAACAGCGCCGGCGGCGGCACATGGTCGAAGAAGCCGTCGTTTTCGTCGAAATTGCCGATCAGGACGGTGCGGCTCCAGACCTCGGGATAGGCAACCAGCGCGGCCAGGGTTTCCTGGATATACCAGGCGCCCTGCACCGGGCTCGAGGGGCCGGGATGTTCGCTGTAATTGGTCGGGGCCACGATCCAGGAGACCTGGGGCAGCCGCCCCGCCTTCACGTCGGCACGGAATTCCTGCAGCAGCCCGCCCAGCGGCATGGTGTTGCCGACGCCCTTGTAGAGCGGGGCCTTGGCATCCTGCGTCGTGCGGTAGGGGATATAAGGAAAGCCGGCCGAGGTATTGCCGACGGTCTCGCTGGCCTTGCGGTACTGCCGGAAGCCGGCCAGCGGATTGTCGCCGAAATTGTCCGGAAGGTTCTGGTAGACCTTCCAGGTGACACCGGCCTGCTGCAGGCGCTCGGGATAGGTCAGCCAGGTGTAGCCCTGCGAAGACGGGCCGAGGCTGTCCCATTCGTTGACGACGGCGGCGACCCCGGCCCCGGTCGGGCCGTTGGTCCCGGTCCAGTGAAACAGGCGGTTGGGGTTGGTGCCGGCCTGGATGCCGCAGTGGTAGGCATCGCACAGGGTGAAGGCATTGGCCAGGGCGAAGGGGAAAGTGATTTCCGCCTCCTTGTAGTGGCCCATCGACTGGTCTTGCTTGAAGCGCGGCCATTCCGACATGCGGCCGTTGGCCCAGGCGGCCTGGGCATCGCCCCAGCTATGCGGGGTTCCCGTCACCCGCTGGGCATTGCCCTGGCTGGCATCCAGGTGATAGGGCGTCACCACGCGCGAGCCGTTCCACTGCTGGAACACGTTGCGCCCATCCGGCAGCGGAATGGTGAAGCGGTCGCCGAAGCCACGGACCCCGGCCAGCGTGCCGAAATAGTGATCGAACGAGCGGTTTTCCTGCATCAGGATGACGACGTGCTCGACATCCTGGATGCTGCGCGTGGCGTTGTTGGCCGCAATGGCCAGCGCGTCGCGGATGACCGGCGGGAACATCGACAGTGCTGCGGCGCTGCCGGCAAGGGTGCCCGCCCCTTTCAGGAAATTTCGCCTGTTCTGATCGGTCATGATGGCTTGCCCCAGGTAGACAGATACGGCCGCGGCGCCAGCATGCTGACGCGATGGTCAGCGATGATGACGGCGCGACATGTCAGTAATGTTTCGGAACGCCTACGATTCAGGAAAACCTATCGCCGTTCGCCTACCCGCCTACCATCACCAGCGCGTTGGCGGGATCGGAGACGCTGTCGGCACCGGTCTCCATGCGGCCGGCCAGGCGGCGGCCGAAGCCGATGCCGTCGTGGGCGGCGACGGTGTAATCGTACCAGTTGCTGCTGTGTTCCAGTGCCCGCCGCAGCACCACCCGCTGGCCGGGATCCACCCGCTGCAGCACGGTATAGCTTTCGTAGGCATTGGCCTTGACCCGCAGGATGCTGCTGCGCCCGCCGGTGTTGGTCAGCACGATGCCCAGTTGCCGGTGCGGCGCGTCATAGGCGACCGCCACGCCGGTCGTTGCCAGGCCGCTGCCAGCGGCCACCTTGGCGTCGCCGGTGAAGTGGCGGTGGAAGCTGTTGGGGCCCAGCACCCACAGGTCATACTTGCCGTCGTCGGCGACGATCGGCCAGTCGCCCGCGATCTGCTTGCCGGCCTCGACCAGGTAGCGCCGCGGCAGCCGGTCCAGGTGCAGGCGGTCGTAGACGTGGAACACCGCCCCCGCCGCGCCGGTGTTGCGGAAGCGCAGGCGGACGCCGTTGCCATCCACCGCCGCCTCGACATGCAGTTCGTAGGGCAGCGCGCGGGACAGCCGCACGCCCGGTTCCTGCACCGGCGCCGTCTGCTCGTTCTCGGCCGGGATCGGCACCTGCAGGCGCAGCGCCTGGGCGGCACGGATCGCGTCGGCGTTGATCTTGCTGAGCTTGGGCAGGCTGGGCACGGCGGTGTTGGGATTGACGAAGTCGAAGGCCGAGGTCAGGTCGCCGCAAACCGCGCGGCGATAGGGGCTGATATTGGCCTCGACCGCGCCGAAGCGCTGCTCGAGGAAGCGCAGGACCGAGGTATGGTCGAAGACCTGCGAATTGACCCAGCCGCCCCGGCTCCAGGGCGAGACGATGAAACAGGGCACGCGCGGCCCCGGCCCATAGACGCCGCCGTCGGGCTTGGGCTGGTTCCTGGTGCCGGCGGGGGCTGCATGATTGAACCGCTCCGCCGCCAGGTCGCCCAGGGTGGAGGCGCCCGCCGCGGTGCCGTTGGCGTTCATCGAGAACACCGAGGGCGACGGCGCATGGTCGAAGAAGCCGTCGTTCTCGTCGAAATTGATGATCAGCGCGGTGCGGCTCCAGACCTCGGGATTGGCCACCAGCGCCGCCAGCGTCTCCTGCATGTACCAGCCGCCCTGGACCGGGCTGGAGATTGCCGGATGCTCGCTATAGAAGGTCGGCGCCACGATCCACGAGACCTGCGGCAGGCGCCCCGCCCTCACATCCTGCTTGAATTCCTGCAGCAGCCCGCCCAGCGGCATGGTGTTGCCCACACCCTTGTAGAGCGGGGCCTTGGCATCCTGGCGCGTGTTGTAGGGGATATAGGGCAAGCCGCCCAGCGGCGTGTTGCCGACCGCCTCGCTGGCTTTGCGATACTGGCGGAAGCCGGCCAGGGGATTGTCGCTGAAATTGTCCGGCAGGTTCTGGTAGACCTTCCAGGTTACACCCGCCTGCTCCAGCCGCTCGGGATAGGTGGTCCAGACATGGCCCTCGCCCGAGGGCCCGAGGCTGTCCCATTCGTTCACCACGATGGCGACATTCGATCCCGTCGGGCCATTGGTGCCGGTCCAATGGAACAGGCGGTTGGGATTGGTGCCCGCGTGTACGGCGCAATGATAGGCGTCGCACAGGGTGAAGGCATTGGCCAGGGCGAACTGGAAGGGCAGCTCCGCTTCCTTGAAATAGCCCATCGACCGGTCTTCCTTGTACCGGGGCCATTCGAACATGCGGCCGTCGGCCCAGGCCTGGTGGGCATCGGGCCAGGTGTGCGGCGTGCTGTTGATACGCTGGGCGTTGCCTTTGCTCGCATCCAGGTGATAGGGCATCACCACGCGGGTGCCGTTGCTCTGCTGGAACACGCTGCGCCCGCCCGGCAGCGGGATGGTGAAGCGGTCGCCGAAGCCGCGCACCCCGGCCAGGGTGCCGAAGTAATGATCGAACGAGCGGTTTTCCTGCATCAGGATGACGACATGCTCGACATCCTGGATGCTGCGCGTGGCGTTGTTGGCGGCAATGGCCAGCGCGTCGCGGATGACCGGCGGGAACGCCGACAGGGCGGCAGCGGTACCGGCGACGGCGCCGGCCTGCTTCAAGAAATCTCGCCTGCTCTTGTCGGTCATCGCCGTCATCCCCCGGGTTACGCCACGTCGCACTGAAATCTGAAACAAAATTGTCAGATTTGACCAAGGCAATACGCTGCTTTTGCTGGCGCTCATCAAAAGAAGACCAGAAAAGGCGCGCACTGATTCTTTGTCAGGGGATATTTACTGACAAATATTGCAGCTATGTTTCCAGGTTTGCCTGATTTGGAACCAATGTGGCGGCGACGCGCCGCGGCGGCGGGAACATTTTCAGCGATCTGGCAACCGCGCGCCACCTGCGTCACCATTGATGGACACGAATCGGTAAAGGCCGAGATGCCCGATCGCTTCGACAGCCGCTTCCAGATCAGCCGGCGCCTGCTGGCAGGCGCCTTGATGCTGGGCGTCGCCGGCTGTGCCACGGCACCGCCGGCCGGGATCGGCCGGCGGCGCGACTACGGCCTGCTGCAGGACGATGGCACGCGTATCGTCCTGCCGCCCGGGTTCTCCAAAGACAGGCAATGGCCGGCCGTGGTGTTCCTGCCGGCGACCGACGGCACCGCCCCCGATCTCTATCGCTACTATGCGGCGCAACACGAACAGCGCGGCGGCTTCGTTGCCGTCCTGCCGCCGGGATCGAGCGGCGCCAGCGACTACAGCGACGGCGAGCGTTTTGCCGAAACCATCGCCCAGTGGAACGACCGGGTGGTCGAGACCTTGACCCGGCACGAGGCGCGCTTCGCGATCGAGACCGGCCGGGTGGCGCTTGCCGGCTTCTCCCTGGGCGGCGACCTGTCCTGGGCGCTCTCGCTGTCCAGCCCGCAGGCTTTCTGCGGTGCCGTGGTGATGGGCAGCCGCTGCGGCTTCCGCACCCGCCACAGCCTCGACCTGCTGGCCTTCCGCGGCTATCGCTTTGCCCTGCTGCGCGGGGCCGACGAGGCCTCGGCCCGCGTCGCCGGGATGGCGGCGGCCCGCCGCCTCCTGGACGAGCAGGGCATCGCCAACATCTTCGGCGAGGTGCCCGGGGAGCATGTCCGTGCCCCGCCGGAGACTTTCATGGGCGCGGTCGACTTCGTGCTGGGCACGGTGCCGGTTGCCTGATCGCCCGGCAGCGGTTGTCCAGGCAATAAGCCTCGACCGCAAAGTGCCGGCCGGGCGCCACCAGGTGTCCCCTGCCCGCCTGAAATGAAAACGGGGCCGGAAGGCCCCGTCGGTCACAGTGTCGCCAAGATTGCGGCGGCGACCTCAGCCCCAGGTGCGGATCGGCCCGGTATCGACATGGACGAAGCCCGAGCGGCGATAGAAGCCGACGCCGCCTTGATTCATCGAAACCGCGGTCTTGTAGATGCCGCGCAGGTCGCGGCCGGGCAGGCGGATGTCCAGGGCCATGCCCTGGATATGATAGGAATTCTGCGCGACGCCGCGGCTTTCCGTGGCGCGCATGGCATTGGTGCGCGGCGCCCGGTAGGCCGAAACGATCTGGAACGACGGCGCGCCCAGGCGCTGCCCCATCGAGGCCAGCAGGTCGAACAGGCCCGGGTCGATCCGATGGACCTCGTTGGCCCGATGATCGCGCAGCAGGATGTTCAGCTTCTGGAGGGATTCAGGGACGTAGTAGCCGTCACGCCAATAGGCGCCGCTGAAACTCTCGCCCGTGTTCATGTTGGTGAGGGAAAGCTTGCGCGGGCCACCGCCAGCAGCCAGGACCGCCCTGGGCGTCAACATGCCCGAAGCGACGACGGCGGCGGCAGCGCCCAGGCCCAACAACAGGCCACGACGGGTCGGCGAACTGGTGGTACTGGTTTCAGGAACGGCGGTACTGCAAACGGCGGGGACGGGATCAGCAGCGGCAACCAACGGGTTACGACGCAACAGTCGCTCGAACGCCATCTCGCTACCCCTTTTACTTGACCAACCGGCTTTTGCCGTGTCTTGGTCCGCCAGCCCCTGGTGCCCCGTCGGCACCTTGTTCTACCTATCGAATCGCCGGTATGTGACAGCGACGGCAGAGCATTACCCGAGTGAGTCGGTGTTGCAACCCCGATACGGTCAATATGCTGTCAAAATGGCCGCGATTTATTGTCCCAACTGGGCTGTTTTGGCCACACCCGAGTCTGGCCGGTCGCGGGCGCACCTTGCCCATACAAAAAGGGCGGCCTCCGGGGCCGCCCTTGATTTGTAACTGGCGTGCCCCGGTTCAGGACTCGCTGGCGATCAGAACCGGCCGGCCCAGGCCCTTCTGGATCCGGTCGTCGATGCCATACAGATCCTGGCGGAACTGGGCATTGCCTTCGGCGTCGACCCAGGCGGTGACGTAGGTCAGGCGCACGCCGATCGCGTGCGTGACGTTGACAAAAATGGTCGAGGTCGTCCGCGCCAGCGTCGCATCGATGCGCGTCCGGTCCCAGCCGGGCACGTCGCGGACTAGGCGGGCACCGAGGCTGAGCGGATCCTTGACCCGCACGCAGCCCGAACTGAGCGCCCGCATGTCGCGCGCGAACAGGTGCTTGTCCGGCGTGTCGTGCATATAGACGGCATAGTCGTTGACGAAGTTGATCTTCATCCGGCCCAGCGAATTGCCGGCCCCCGGCCGCTGACGCATGCGATAGGGGATCGACCGGCTGCGCGGCACCTGGGTCCAGTCGACCGTGGCCGGGTCGACCACCTCGCCATCGTTGCCGTACAGGGTGAAGCCGTGGTCGGTCAGATAGTTGGGATCGTTGATCTGCTTGCGGACGATGTCCTCGCCGGCCAGCTTGGCTGGCACGCTCCAGGGCGGATTGAGGACGACGCTGGTCACCTTGCTCTGCAGCAGCGGCGTCTTGCGGACTTCACGGCCGACCACCACCTGGGTCTCGATCGCCAGCACCCCGTCCTCGTAGTAGCGCAGGGTGAATTCGGGGATGTTGACGACGATGCGGTCCGGGCCCAGGTCGTCGAGCTGCTGGCGCTTGCGCTCCATGTTGACCAGGATCTGGCCGATCCGGTACTCGACCGGCTTCGCCATGTGCTCCAGGGTCAGCTTGCCGATGACGCCGTCGGCCTTGAGGCCATGGCGGGCCTGGAAATGTTCGACCGCCTTGAGCAGCGCCGGGTCGTAATAGTTGGGTTTCTCGGCGGTCGCGGCCGCGCCGTCGGTCGACGCCAGGCGGGCGCGAATGGCCGGTATCCGGCTATCGACCGCGCCGGGCTCGATCTTGGCGCCACCGGCAGGGACAACGGCCCAGCCGCCGGCGGCGGCAAGGGTCCGGTAGCTGGCCAGCAGTGCCTTCAAGGCAGCGTATTCGGCATCCTGCGGCCCCAGGGCAACCAGCGCTGCCGCCGTGTCGGCCTGGCTCACCACGCCCACCAGCAGGGCCACGGAATCGACGGGCTGGCCCAGTTCGCGCATGTCGACCGGCAGGCGCACGCTCGCCAGGCGGGCGCCGCTGCGGTCGGCGGCATATTTGATCACGGTGTCGGTAAACAGCACCTCGAAGGCACCGGTCGCCCCCTCGGCCTGCAAGGCTTCGAGCTGGGCCAGCGGATAGGCCCGGGCATCCAGCCCCTCGGCCCCGGCATCGGCGATCAACGCCGTCACCGCCGGCACCGACGCGGCCAGCCGGCCGGCACCGGTCCACAGCGGCGCGGCGCCGACCACGCCATAGAAACGCTCGACATCGGGACGCGACCAGCCGGTCGCGCCGAGCTTCGTCGGATCGAAGGCCAGGGCCGTCTCCAGCGTCACCCCCGGCGGCAGGCGCTCGACCGTCGGCGGCACGATGGCGGCCGGGGCTGTTTCGACAGCGGTCGCCGGCGGCACGACGGCCGGTTCGGGGGCGACCGCCTGTTCGGCGGCGCCATCGGGATCGGGTATCGCGGCATCGGGTACCGCGGCATCGTCTGGCGCGTCGGCCACCGCGCTATCGGTATCGGCGGCCTCCTGGGGCGCGACCAGCGGGGTCTCGGCCGGGGTCGCCGGCGGCAAGGGCGCAGGTTGGGCAGCGGTCTGCGCCGCGGCTTGGCCCGAAACGGTCAAACCGGCAACGAAGGCGCTCCCCCCGATGACAGCGGCTCCGGCGACGCCGAGGCTCAGCGCCGCGGCGGCAATTGCTCCAACAGTTCGCATTCAGGCACACCCATTCCCGCGCCACCCCGGCGCGAACCGTATTCTGGAACACTTGCCGAACATTGCAAGTGACGGCCGTCACGCTCGGGATAAGCGATCGGCTGTGTTGCCCGCCGACAACAAGGCGTCACGCAGCCGCCATGCGTGCCAGATAGGCGAGCAATGCGGCCTTGTGCTGGGTCAGGCCCTTGTAGGCCAGGGTCTCGGGCGGAAAAGCCGCGACCGCGGCGGCCAGGGTCCCTGCCCGCGCCGAATCGGCCGCGACCTCGGCAATCGGACATTGATAGGTGCGGATCGTGAACAGCACGGCACCGGTGGCCGGCAACCGGCGCAGGGTCTGCCGTTCCGAACGCAGAAACAGCCGCACGCCGACATCGTCGACGGTGATCGGCGGATCGACCGGGCGGTCGCCGTGGCCCTGGGGCTGGAACAGCGCCGGGTCGTCGTGGATCGACCAGTTGGTCCGCAGCATCGGACGCTCGACGGCCAGATTGGCGAAGAACCGTTCCACCGGGGCCAGCAGCTTCTCGTTGAAGAACGGGGTGGGCCCATGAATCGCCCGCAAGGGCCGGCCGATCTTGTCGGCCAGGCGCCAGCGCGACGGAAAGCACAAGGACGCCGCGACCAGGACATAGGGCTCCCCCGCCGCCGGCGGCGCCATCAGGCACAGGTCCTCCTGCACCAGGCGCCCGGCCCGGTCCAGCGAGTGCAGGCCCGGTGCCGCCAGGTCGTGGCGGCGGCCGTCGATCCGGTCGATCAGGACATCGCCTTCGCGGGCAAAGCGGTCGGGGAAGCGTCGGGGCAAATGCGCGGCCAGCAGGGCCAGCAGTTCGGCCCCTATCGCCTCCGACCCCGGCAGGGCCTCGAACACGTCGCCGTGACGCTGCGCCAGCAAGCGCAGGCGCTCGTCGATTTCAGCGCGATAGTTGCCGTCGATCTGGATCCAGTCGTCCAGATCAAGGGCGCCCAGGCCCATCTGGATCCGGTAGGGGCCGGCGGAAAACGGAACATAGGGTATCACGGCATATCATCCCGGTGGCGGCACCCGCCCCGTGATGGGGCCGGCGATCACTCGTCGGGGAACACTCGGATATGACGGGGGCCAGCGCAACCCTGGTGTTGCGCTCCAGGGTCAGGCCGTTCAGCGTATGGCGCATGGCTTCCACCTCGACCGTGATCTCGAGCGAGGGCACGTTGATCTCGATGCGCAGGATCGGGCCGTTGGCAAAGACGTGGGCGATGGTCCCCTCGATGCCGCCGAAGCTGCCCGACGGCTTGAGGTCGAATTCGTGCGGCCGGACGAAGGCGATACCCGGTCCGTCGGCAATCTCGGGCGCCGGCACCAGCAGCCCGGCGACATTGGCGACGCCGCCCTTTACCGCCGCCGGCAGGCGGTTGGTATTGCCGAGGAAGTCATAGACGAAGGGGGTGGCGGGCGCGTCGTAGACGGCCTGGGCCTGCCCCACCTGTTCGATCTTGCCCTTGCTCATGACCACGACGCGGTCGGCCAGTTCCAGCGCCTCCTCCTGGTCGTGGGTGACGAAGACGGTGGTGATGCCCATCTCGTCATGGAGCTTGCGCAGCCAGCGGCGCAGTTCCTTGCGCACCTTGGCGTCGAGCGCGCCGAACGGCTCGTCCAGCAGCAGGACCCGGGGCTCGATCGCCAGGGCCCGGGCCAGGGCCACGCGCTGGCGCTGGCCGCCCGACAGTTGGGTGGGATAGCGCCCGCCCAACCCCTCGAGCTGGACCAGGCGCAGCAGGCGGTCGACCGACCCTTCGATGTCGCCGCGCGAGGGCCGCGTCGAGCGCGGGCGCACCTCCAGGCCGAAGGCGATGTTGCGCGACACGGTCATGTGCTTGAACAGCGCATAGTGCTGGAACACGAAGCCGACATGCCGCTGGCGCACCGAGCGGTCGCTAACATCCTCGCCCTCGAACAGCACGGAACCGCGATCGGCGAACTCGAGGCCGGCGATGATGCGCAGAAGCGTGGTCTTGCCGGAGCCCGATGGCCCCAGCAGGGCCAGGAACTCGCCGCCGGCGACCGACAGGCTGACGTCGCGCAGCGCATCGAAGGTGCCGAAGCGCTTGCTGACCGATTGAATCTCGATGCCCATGAAAAACCCGTATCAATGCCGCGTCGAGGCCGCGATCTCGTCGCCGTACCGCCACTCCAGCACGCTCTTGAAGATCAGCGTGACGAGGGCCAGCAGGGCGAGCAAGGAAGCGACGGCAAAGGCGGCCGTGAAGTTGTACTCGTTGTAAAGAATTTCGACGTGCAGCGGCATGGTGTTGGTCAGGCCGCGGACATGGCCCGAGACCACCGAGACGGCGCCGAACTCGCCCATGGCCCGGGCGTTGCACAGCAGCACGCCATAGAGCAGGCCCCAGCGGATGTTGGGCAGGGTCACGTGCCAGAAGGTCTGCCAGCCGCTGGCGCCCAGCGACAGGGCCGCCTCCTCCTCCGAGGTTCCCTGCTCCTGCATCAGCGGGATCAGTTCGCGCGCCACGAAGGGGAAGGTAACGAAGATGGTGGCGAGCACGATCCCCGGCACGGCGAAGATGATCTTGATGTCATGCTCGGCCAGCCAGGGCCCGAGCAGGCCCTGCGCCCCGAACAGCAGCACGTAGATCAGGCCCGAGATCACCGGCGACACCGAGAACGGCAGGTCGATCAGGGTGATCAGGAAGCTTTTGCCCCAGAATTCGAACTTGGCGATGCACCAGGCAGCCGCCACGCCGAAGACCAGGTTGAGCGGCACGGCGATCGCCGCGACCAGCAAGGTCAACTCGATCGAGGCCAGGGTATCGCGCTCGACGATCGCCTCGAAGAACGGGCCAAGGCCCTTGCGCAGGGCTTCGATGAAAACGGCCGCCAGCGGCAGGACAAGGAACAGGCCGAGATAAAGCAGGGCAATGCCCGACAGGCTCAGGCGCAGGAACGGGCCTTCGGTGGTTGCGTCATTGGTGCGGGGTGCGCCGTCCATGGCAGCCGGTCCTTGAGGCTCAAGCCTGCATGCGCGCGCGGTTCCAGCGCTGCAGCAGGTTGATGACGAGAAGCATCACGAAGGAGATCGTCAGCATGATGACGGCGATCGCCGAGGCACCGGCGTAATTGTATTCCTCGAGCTTCGTCACGATCAGCAGCGGCGCGATTTCCGAGACCATCGGAATATTGCCGGCGATGAAGATCACCGAGCCGTATTCGCCCACCGCGCGGGCAAAGGCCAGGGCAAAACCGGTGATCAGCGCCGGCAGCACCGCGGGCAGGATCACCCGCGTGAAGGTATCCAGGCGCGTGCCACCCAGGCTGGCGGCCGCCTCCTCGGTCTCGGCGTCGAAATCGGCCAGGACGGGCTGCACGGTGCGCACGACGAAGGGCAGGCCGATGAAGGTCAGCGCCAGGATTACGCCCAGCGGCGTATAGGCGATCATCAGGCCCTTGGGCCCGAACACGCTGCCCACCCAGGTATCGGCGGCAAACAGGCTGCCGACCCAGCCGTTCCTGGCATAGAGCGTCGCCAGCGTGATGCCGGCAACCGCCGTCGGCAGGGCAAAGGGCAGGTCGACGATGGCATCGACGATGCGCTTGCCGGGAAAGCGGTAGCGGACCAGCACCCAGGCCAGGATCAGGCCGAACACGCCGTTGATCACGGCGGCGATCAGCGAGGCGCCGAAGGACAGCTTCAAGGCCGCCGCCACCCGTGGATCGAGAATCAGCTTGATGATGCCCTCAAGCCCAGGTCGCTCGCCCGCAGGATCAGGGCGGCCAGCGGGACCAGGACGATCAGGAAGAGATAACCCAACGAAAAACCGAGCGTTATCCCGAAACCCGGAAGAACGCTCGGTTGACGCAGCCGGGCAGAAGTCCAGCTCATATGATGTAAAACCCAGGTTTAGGGGGCAGGCTTGTAAATCTGGTCGAACACGCCGCCGTCCGCGAAGTGCGTTTGCTGTGCCTTGCGCCAGCCGCCGAAAGCCGCATCGTCGATCGTCACCAGTTCGATGGTCGGGAAGGTGTCCTTGTACTTGGCGGCGACTTCCTTGTCACGCGGGCGATAGAACCACTTCGCCGCAAGCTCCTGGCCCTCCTTGGTATACAGGAAGTTCAGGTAGGCTTCGGCCTGCTTGCGGGTGCCCTTCTTGTCGACCACCTTGTCGACCACGGCGACCGGCGGCTCGGCCAGGATCGACAGCGAGGGGACGACGATCTCGAACTTATCGGGGCCTAGTTCCTTCAAGGCCAGGAACGCCTCGTTCTCCCAGGCCAGGAGGACGTCGCCGATTTCGCGCTGGACGAAGGTGGTGGTCGAACCGCGGGCGCCGGTGTCGAGCACGGGGACGTGCTTGAACAGTTCGGCGACGAAGGCCTTGGCCTTCTCGGGGTCGTTGTTGTTGTGCTTCAGGGCCCAGGCCCAGGCCGCCAGATAGTTCCAGCGTGCGCCACCCGACGTCTTCGGGTTGGGCGTGATCACCTCGACGCCTTCGTGAACCAGGTCGCCCCAGTCCTTGATGCCCTTGGGATTGCCCTTGCGCACCAGGAACACGATGGTCGAGGTGTAGGGCGCGCTGTTGTCGGCCAGGCGCTTCTGCCAGTCGGGGGCGATCAGGCCCTTGTCGGCGATCGCATCGATGTCATAGGCCAGGGCCAGGGTGACCACATCGGCCTCGAGGCCGTCGATCACCGAGCGGGCCTGCTTGCCCGAACCGCCGTGCGACGCCTGAATGGTGACGGTCTCGCCCGTCTCCTTCTTGTAGTGCGCGGCAAAGATGTCGTTGAACTCCTTGTAGAGTTCGCGCGTTGGATCGTAGGAGACGTTCAGCAGCGTGGTATCGGCCTGCGCCGCCCCTGCCCCCAGGGATCCGCCGACCAGGACCGTGACGGCCAGGGCCGCCAGCGCCGGACGCAGACGGCCCAGAACGGACCGCCCCAATGACTTATGCACGCTCATAGCTTCCTCCGCAGCATCGAGATGTACAAATCACGACCTAATCCGTCGAGTTTGTCAACATCAGTTTGTGGGGTTTATTTTATACTACACTAAAGACATGTTTTATTCGCGTCGCATCGCCACGCAAAACCACGGCCAGGGTGGTGGCGTCCATCACCTGGAGGATTACCGA is a window of Oleomonas cavernae DNA encoding:
- a CDS encoding phosphocholine-specific phospholipase C, which produces MTDQNRRNFLKGAGTLAGSAAALSMFPPVIRDALAIAANNATRSIQDVEHVVILMQENRSFDHYFGTLAGVRGFGDRFTIPLPDGRNVFQQWNGSRVVTPYHLDASQGNAQRVTGTPHSWGDAQAAWANGRMSEWPRFKQDQSMGHYKEAEITFPFALANAFTLCDAYHCGIQAGTNPNRLFHWTGTNGPTGAGVAAVVNEWDSLGPSSQGYTWLTYPERLQQAGVTWKVYQNLPDNFGDNPLAGFRQYRKASETVGNTSAGFPYIPYRTTQDAKAPLYKGVGNTMPLGGLLQEFRADVKAGRLPQVSWIVAPTNYSEHPGPSSPVQGAWYIQETLAALVAYPEVWSRTVLIGNFDENDGFFDHVPPPALFSLNADGTPAGASTVKDLAAERFTHPNPPGTAGQPQPDGRVYGPGPRVPCYIVSPWSRGGWVNSQVFDHTSVLRFLEQRFGVQEPNISAYRRAFCGDLTSAFNFVDPNAAVPALPTRTKISADAIRVSQELRPQVPVPSEAEQSVPQQAAGLRLSRALPYELFVDATLDAAKVRLRFRNTGAAGAVFHVYDRLHLDRVPRRYSVEAGKQIAGDWSITPDLGKYDLWVLGPNGFHRHFTGDVNVAGAPGRAIPEVAVTYDAPDQRLNIVLTNTGVRSSILRVKANAYESFAVLQRVDPGQRVALRRSLENGNNWYDYTVAAHDGIGFGRRFAGRMETGTDGVSDPANALVTVGDAS
- a CDS encoding phosphocholine-specific phospholipase C: MTDKSRRDFLKQAGAVAGTAAALSAFPPVIRDALAIAANNATRSIQDVEHVVILMQENRSFDHYFGTLAGVRGFGDRFTIPLPGGRSVFQQSNGTRVVMPYHLDASKGNAQRINSTPHTWPDAHQAWADGRMFEWPRYKEDRSMGYFKEAELPFQFALANAFTLCDAYHCAVHAGTNPNRLFHWTGTNGPTGSNVAIVVNEWDSLGPSGEGHVWTTYPERLEQAGVTWKVYQNLPDNFSDNPLAGFRQYRKASEAVGNTPLGGLPYIPYNTRQDAKAPLYKGVGNTMPLGGLLQEFKQDVRAGRLPQVSWIVAPTFYSEHPAISSPVQGGWYMQETLAALVANPEVWSRTALIINFDENDGFFDHAPSPSVFSMNANGTAAGASTLGDLAAERFNHAAPAGTRNQPKPDGGVYGPGPRVPCFIVSPWSRGGWVNSQVFDHTSVLRFLEQRFGAVEANISPYRRAVCGDLTSAFDFVNPNTAVPSLPKLSKINADAIRAAQALRLQVPIPAENEQTAPVQEPGVRLSRALPYELHVEAAVDGNGVRLRFRNTGAAGAVFHVYDRLHLDRLPRRYLVEAGKQIAGDWPIVADDGKYDLWVLGPNSFHRHFTGDAKVAAGSGLATTGVAVAYDAPHRQLGIVLTNTGGRSSILRVKANAYESYTVLQRVDPGQRVVLRRALEHSSNWYDYTVAAHDGIGFGRRLAGRMETGADSVSDPANALVMVGG
- a CDS encoding DUF882 domain-containing protein, whose translation is MAFERLLRRNPLVAAADPVPAVCSTAVPETSTTSSPTRRGLLLGLGAAAAVVASGMLTPRAVLAAGGGPRKLSLTNMNTGESFSGAYWRDGYYVPESLQKLNILLRDHRANEVHRIDPGLFDLLASMGQRLGAPSFQIVSAYRAPRTNAMRATESRGVAQNSYHIQGMALDIRLPGRDLRGIYKTAVSMNQGGVGFYRRSGFVHVDTGPIRTWG
- a CDS encoding L,D-transpeptidase family protein — its product is MTVSGQAAAQTAAQPAPLPPATPAETPLVAPQEAADTDSAVADAPDDAAVPDAAIPDPDGAAEQAVAPEPAVVPPATAVETAPAAIVPPTVERLPPGVTLETALAFDPTKLGATGWSRPDVERFYGVVGAAPLWTGAGRLAASVPAVTALIADAGAEGLDARAYPLAQLEALQAEGATGAFEVLFTDTVIKYAADRSGARLASVRLPVDMRELGQPVDSVALLVGVVSQADTAAALVALGPQDAEYAALKALLASYRTLAAAGGWAVVPAGGAKIEPGAVDSRIPAIRARLASTDGAAATAEKPNYYDPALLKAVEHFQARHGLKADGVIGKLTLEHMAKPVEYRIGQILVNMERKRQQLDDLGPDRIVVNIPEFTLRYYEDGVLAIETQVVVGREVRKTPLLQSKVTSVVLNPPWSVPAKLAGEDIVRKQINDPNYLTDHGFTLYGNDGEVVDPATVDWTQVPRSRSIPYRMRQRPGAGNSLGRMKINFVNDYAVYMHDTPDKHLFARDMRALSSGCVRVKDPLSLGARLVRDVPGWDRTRIDATLARTTSTIFVNVTHAIGVRLTYVTAWVDAEGNAQFRQDLYGIDDRIQKGLGRPVLIASES